The following are from one region of the Stanieria cyanosphaera PCC 7437 genome:
- a CDS encoding energy transducer TonB, with protein MTGKPTSRAYDLIRSDSLWPYLLISLLIHGLAVVGITHLERSHLVSLKPQPITKQQQENTPLEFIVVPPEKPKDKPPETQRRAVNNSVAKGKVTSQLPPSTDQKGNTAIDSSSQSSSKVASSPAETKPPETVKPQPQPVKPTTTPTSKEQPSPQKTEANSDVATRLPPQPKPVPPTPQPTDSGAASLLGQTYQKSFQDDFGSSFFNLQANASEEAPYAQLEAQQDDLAPYFDEIRRRVKRNWQPFSPGQQQYTVLNFAIQRNGQITGLKVVQTSGNEQVDQDALKAVQQSAPFDALPQSFKRDRLEIQFSFNIYIHN; from the coding sequence ATGACTGGCAAACCAACGAGTCGAGCCTATGACCTAATTCGCTCTGATTCTTTATGGCCATATTTGTTGATTTCTTTGTTAATTCATGGGTTAGCAGTAGTGGGTATTACTCATTTAGAGCGATCGCATCTAGTCTCCCTAAAACCACAACCTATTACTAAGCAACAACAGGAAAATACACCGCTTGAATTTATCGTTGTTCCTCCTGAAAAACCCAAGGATAAACCTCCAGAAACTCAACGTCGGGCAGTAAATAATTCTGTGGCAAAAGGCAAAGTCACCTCACAATTGCCTCCCTCGACTGATCAGAAAGGAAATACAGCGATCGATTCAAGTTCTCAATCTTCGTCAAAAGTTGCTTCCTCCCCAGCAGAAACAAAACCTCCTGAAACTGTCAAACCCCAACCACAACCAGTCAAACCAACCACAACCCCAACTTCAAAAGAACAACCATCACCCCAAAAAACTGAAGCAAATTCTGATGTAGCAACTCGTTTACCTCCTCAACCCAAACCTGTACCTCCTACCCCGCAACCAACTGATTCGGGTGCAGCAAGTTTACTTGGGCAAACTTATCAAAAATCTTTTCAAGATGATTTTGGGAGTTCTTTTTTCAATCTTCAAGCCAATGCTAGCGAAGAAGCACCCTATGCTCAATTAGAGGCTCAACAAGACGATCTTGCTCCATATTTTGATGAAATTAGGCGACGAGTAAAACGAAACTGGCAACCTTTCTCTCCAGGACAACAGCAGTATACAGTGCTTAACTTTGCTATTCAACGCAACGGTCAAATTACAGGACTAAAAGTAGTACAAACCTCTGGCAACGAACAAGTAGATCAAGATGCCCTCAAAGCAGTACAACAATCTGCTCCTTTTGACGCCTTGCCTCAAAGTTTTAAACGCGATCGCTTGGAGATTCAATTTAGTTTTAATATTTACATTCATAATTGA
- a CDS encoding mechanosensitive ion channel family protein: protein MSYQESIAAAWAKIEGLIDGFIVLLPNLVLAVIVFIAFFFLARWLKMLVKRLTRRHRQARNLGMVLGRLAQGTVILIGLFVALSIIIPTFRAGDLIQLLGISGVAIGFAFRDILQNFLAGILILLTEPFKIDDQIVFKEYEGTVENIQTRATIIRTYDGRRIVIPNSELFTNSVTVNTAFESRRMEYDVGIGYGDNIDEAKRLILEALDSIDTVLREPAPDVLVIDLAESTVNIRTRWWIKPPRRADDLEARDQVLAAIKNKLTANGIDLPFPTQQILFHDQTEETDGDRSRQREGWPADNKGVPKPRSISDSLLKLAQTRSSSNGNSGKEKQVNSNDVRP, encoded by the coding sequence ATGAGTTACCAAGAATCAATTGCAGCAGCATGGGCAAAAATTGAAGGATTAATTGATGGTTTTATTGTTTTACTGCCTAATCTTGTTTTAGCAGTGATTGTTTTCATCGCGTTTTTTTTTCTTGCCAGATGGCTAAAGATGCTTGTTAAACGCCTCACCCGCAGACATCGACAAGCGAGAAATTTGGGAATGGTTTTGGGAAGGTTAGCCCAAGGAACTGTTATCCTGATCGGTTTATTTGTCGCTTTATCGATTATTATTCCAACATTTAGAGCAGGAGATTTAATTCAACTGCTTGGTATTAGTGGTGTTGCCATTGGTTTTGCTTTCCGTGACATTTTGCAGAATTTTCTAGCAGGAATTTTAATTCTTTTAACCGAGCCTTTTAAGATTGACGATCAGATCGTTTTTAAAGAATATGAAGGAACGGTAGAAAATATCCAAACTCGTGCAACGATAATTAGAACCTATGATGGTCGTCGAATTGTCATTCCTAATTCAGAACTGTTTACTAATTCAGTTACCGTGAACACGGCTTTTGAGAGTCGTCGAATGGAATACGATGTCGGGATTGGCTACGGTGATAATATTGATGAGGCAAAACGATTAATTCTAGAAGCACTTGACAGTATAGATACTGTTCTGAGAGAGCCTGCGCCTGACGTACTAGTTATAGATTTGGCGGAAAGTACAGTTAATATTCGCACCCGATGGTGGATTAAACCACCACGACGTGCAGACGATCTTGAAGCACGCGATCAAGTTTTGGCAGCTATTAAAAATAAACTGACGGCTAACGGGATCGATCTACCTTTCCCAACCCAACAGATTTTATTCCACGATCAAACCGAAGAGACAGATGGCGATCGCTCTCGGCAAAGAGAAGGTTGGCCTGCTGACAACAAAGGAGTACCAAAGCCTCGTAGCATCAGCGATTCTCTGCTCAAACTCGCTCAAACACGGTCTTCGAGCAACGGTAATAGTGGCAAGGAAAAGCAAGTAAACTCAAACGATGTGCGACCATGA